Proteins from a genomic interval of Caulobacter sp. SL161:
- a CDS encoding DUF885 domain-containing protein: protein MTQHRTWRAALAGVCLTALVVSSAWAGPAETLTGLVARYEALGNADGDPDDAGGDAARWRLPDVSPAADAARLTKLKAISADLSAMDVTGLSDDEKLTRDLLLWAVKDRVEAGGFDEARTPFSSDGGFDVMMLYRASGMRLKTEAEARRWIALLNRMPAWYAANIANARRGVSTGFVHAVSTAQAVQDRAQRAATTPLAEDPLLAPLRNLPASMPEATRAALVAEGEKAIKDSVAPARAGFVKFMAEEYTPRAAKSLGASDLPDGKRYYAFLARRHTTTTLTPDQIHDIGQAEVKRIRARMEETMKAAGFQGDLPAFIAMLRKEPRFYATSREQLLEKSSEIAKRADDQLPAHFGVLPRLPYGVRAVPASIEKGYTTGRYFGGDAKVGRAGGLMINTSELDQRPLYELPALVLHEGAPGHHIQTALAAEQVNVPEFRKNLYFTAFGEGWGLYSEWLGEGMGIYRDPYELFGRLSYEMWRACRLVADTGMHWKGWSIDQARACFTDNTALSPTNIEVELKRYVSWPGQALAYKIGELRLLELRKRAEAKLGDRFDERGFHDAVLLRGSLPLSVLETRIDAWTAQELAKPAPSSKAKG from the coding sequence ATGACTCAGCATCGCACCTGGCGCGCCGCCCTGGCCGGCGTCTGTCTCACCGCCCTGGTCGTTTCGTCCGCCTGGGCCGGCCCTGCCGAAACGCTCACCGGCCTGGTGGCGCGCTATGAAGCGCTGGGCAATGCGGATGGCGACCCTGACGACGCCGGCGGCGACGCGGCGCGCTGGCGCCTTCCCGATGTCTCGCCGGCCGCCGACGCCGCCAGGCTGACCAAGCTCAAGGCGATCTCGGCCGACCTCTCGGCCATGGACGTGACCGGCCTCTCCGACGACGAGAAGCTGACCCGGGACCTGCTGCTGTGGGCGGTGAAGGACCGCGTCGAAGCGGGCGGCTTCGACGAGGCGCGCACGCCGTTCAGCAGCGACGGCGGCTTTGACGTGATGATGCTATATCGCGCCAGCGGCATGCGTCTGAAGACCGAGGCCGAGGCGCGGCGCTGGATCGCGCTGCTCAACCGCATGCCCGCCTGGTACGCCGCCAATATCGCCAACGCCCGGCGCGGCGTGAGCACGGGTTTCGTCCACGCGGTTTCTACCGCCCAGGCCGTCCAGGACCGCGCCCAGCGCGCTGCGACGACGCCGCTGGCCGAGGATCCGCTGCTGGCCCCGCTGCGTAATCTGCCGGCCAGCATGCCCGAAGCCACCCGCGCGGCGCTGGTCGCCGAGGGCGAGAAGGCGATCAAGGACAGCGTCGCGCCCGCCCGCGCCGGCTTCGTCAAGTTCATGGCCGAAGAGTACACGCCGCGCGCGGCCAAGAGCCTGGGGGCGTCCGACCTGCCGGACGGCAAGCGCTACTATGCTTTCCTGGCGCGTCGCCACACGACCACGACCCTGACGCCCGACCAGATCCACGACATCGGGCAGGCCGAGGTGAAGCGCATCCGGGCCCGCATGGAAGAGACCATGAAGGCCGCCGGCTTCCAGGGTGACCTGCCGGCCTTCATCGCCATGCTGCGCAAGGAGCCGCGCTTCTACGCCACCAGCCGCGAGCAACTGCTGGAGAAGTCCAGCGAGATCGCCAAGCGCGCCGATGACCAACTGCCGGCCCACTTCGGCGTGCTGCCGCGTCTGCCCTACGGCGTGCGAGCGGTGCCGGCCAGCATCGAGAAGGGCTACACCACCGGCCGCTATTTCGGCGGCGACGCCAAGGTCGGTCGCGCGGGCGGCCTTATGATCAACACCTCCGAGCTGGACCAGCGGCCGCTCTACGAGCTGCCCGCCCTGGTGCTGCACGAAGGCGCGCCGGGCCACCATATCCAGACTGCCCTGGCCGCCGAGCAGGTCAATGTGCCGGAGTTCCGCAAGAACCTCTATTTCACCGCCTTCGGTGAGGGCTGGGGTCTGTATTCGGAATGGCTGGGCGAGGGGATGGGCATCTATCGCGACCCCTATGAGCTGTTCGGCCGACTGTCCTACGAGATGTGGCGCGCCTGCCGCCTGGTGGCCGACACCGGCATGCACTGGAAGGGCTGGAGCATCGACCAGGCCCGCGCCTGCTTCACCGACAACACCGCCCTGTCGCCGACCAATATCGAGGTCGAGCTCAAGCGCTATGTCTCCTGGCCCGGCCAGGCCCTGGCCTACAAGATCGGTGAGCTGAGGCTGTTGGAGCTGCGCAAGCGCGCGGAAGCCAAGCTGGGCGACCGGTTCGACGAGCGCGGCTTCCACGACGCGGTGCTGCTGCGCGGGTCGCTGCCGCTCTCGGTGCTGGAGACCAGGATCGACGCCTGGACCGCCCAGGAGTTGGCCAAGCCCGCGCCGTCCAGCAAGGCCAAGGGCTGA
- a CDS encoding sugar kinase — protein sequence MARITVLGECMVELSPEAGDGGAPLYRMGFAGDTFNTAIYMARLGDQVAYCTALGQGDPFSEGVLTAMRREGMDTQLVRQVENRLPGLYAIVLDDHGERKFHYWRERAPIRDLFSAHTADQLIEAAKASDLVYLSGVTLAVIGDIGRARLRDILAYVHSHGVAVALDFNYRPALWPSAEAARAALDGVVPACRYVSLSSEDSRPLYGREAEDLAAEWAAAGAEVVARDESHAVNVLRPDGRTATPAPARVKAVDTTGAGDSFNAAYLSSRLAGATIADAVARAHALAGIVVSHRGAIVAPEVGMPSLV from the coding sequence GTGGCCAGGATCACGGTTCTAGGCGAGTGCATGGTCGAGCTGTCGCCGGAGGCCGGGGACGGCGGCGCGCCGCTCTATCGGATGGGCTTCGCCGGCGACACCTTCAACACGGCGATCTACATGGCGCGGCTGGGCGATCAGGTCGCCTATTGCACGGCGCTGGGTCAGGGAGACCCGTTCAGCGAAGGCGTGCTGACGGCCATGCGCCGCGAGGGCATGGACACCCAGCTGGTGCGTCAGGTCGAGAACCGCCTGCCGGGCCTCTACGCTATCGTGCTGGATGACCACGGCGAGCGGAAGTTCCACTACTGGCGCGAGCGCGCGCCGATCCGCGACCTGTTCTCGGCCCATACCGCCGACCAGCTGATCGAGGCGGCCAAGGCCAGTGATCTGGTCTATTTGTCGGGCGTCACCCTGGCCGTGATCGGCGACATCGGCCGGGCGCGGCTGCGCGACATCCTCGCTTACGTCCACTCGCACGGCGTGGCCGTGGCGCTGGACTTCAACTACCGCCCGGCCTTGTGGCCAAGCGCCGAGGCCGCCCGCGCGGCGCTCGATGGCGTTGTTCCAGCCTGCCGCTATGTCTCGCTGAGCAGCGAGGACAGCCGGCCGCTCTATGGCCGCGAGGCCGAGGATCTCGCCGCCGAATGGGCCGCCGCCGGCGCCGAGGTGGTGGCGCGGGATGAGAGCCATGCGGTCAATGTTCTCAGACCGGACGGACGCACGGCCACGCCGGCGCCGGCGCGGGTGAAGGCCGTGGACACCACCGGCGCTGGGGACAGCTTCAACGCCGCCTATCTGTCCTCGCGACTGGCGGGCGCGACCATCGCCGACGCTGTCGCCCGCGCCCACGCCCTGGCTGGGAT
- a CDS encoding SDR family oxidoreductase: MRLFVFGLGYVGAAFADALQERGWDIAASARDPGQAQALRDKGITPADPADRDAMIAALAGVNAILITAPPGPDGCPALESIVPALAQAQAYPDWIGYLSTTGVYGDFEGRWVFETSPLKAQSVEGARRVGAERDWRQVGRGMGLTVTTFRLPGIYGPGRSALDRLRAGEGRRIVKPGQVFSRIHVDDIVSGLLASLDHPRAGGIYNLVDDEPAPPQDVMEHAARLLGVPVPPDLPFNELGMSPATRRFYAENKRVSNARAKAELGWRPKYPTYREGLAAILKARG, encoded by the coding sequence TTGCGTCTGTTCGTGTTTGGTCTGGGCTATGTCGGGGCGGCCTTCGCCGACGCCTTGCAGGAACGCGGCTGGGACATCGCCGCCTCGGCGCGTGACCCCGGTCAGGCCCAGGCGCTGCGCGACAAGGGAATCACCCCCGCCGATCCGGCCGACCGCGACGCTATGATCGCCGCGCTCGCCGGTGTGAACGCGATCCTCATCACCGCCCCGCCCGGTCCTGACGGCTGCCCGGCGCTGGAGTCGATCGTCCCAGCCCTGGCCCAGGCCCAGGCCTATCCCGACTGGATCGGCTATCTGTCGACGACCGGGGTCTATGGAGACTTCGAGGGCCGCTGGGTGTTCGAGACCTCGCCCCTCAAGGCCCAGTCGGTCGAAGGCGCCCGCCGCGTCGGGGCCGAGCGCGACTGGCGCCAGGTCGGGCGCGGCATGGGCCTGACGGTGACCACCTTCCGCCTGCCGGGCATCTATGGTCCGGGCCGCAGCGCGCTGGACCGCCTGCGCGCCGGCGAAGGCCGCCGGATCGTCAAGCCGGGCCAGGTCTTCAGCCGCATCCATGTTGACGACATCGTCTCGGGCCTGCTGGCTTCGCTGGATCACCCGCGCGCAGGCGGGATCTACAATCTCGTCGACGACGAACCGGCCCCACCCCAGGACGTCATGGAGCACGCCGCCAGGCTGCTGGGCGTTCCGGTTCCGCCGGACCTGCCGTTCAACGAACTGGGCATGTCGCCGGCGACCCGGCGGTTCTACGCCGAGAACAAGCGGGTCTCGAACGCGCGAGCCAAGGCCGAACTGGGCTGGCGGCCCAAATATCCGACCTATCGCGAAGGTCTGGCGGCGATCCTGAAGGCCCGTGGTTAG